In Pirellulales bacterium, a single genomic region encodes these proteins:
- a CDS encoding RHS repeat-associated core domain-containing protein codes for GGELLSTTDPLNHTSSDEYDSRYRLVQTTDANSGVTQITLDPAGNETKLVDPAGNATTWTFSPTNLPLTETNALGTTTTTYNLDSLPSSIQDADGRVRDFLYNNDRQLTAENWMSGTTIVATMAYGYDLAGELTTASDPNSAYAFAFNGDGYVTTVDNSGTPNVPHVVLTNGYDLMGDRTSQSATIAGTADYLNSYAFNGDQQLTSVTQQDQNGGNVISPKEIDYDYNALGQVTDTWAYNTLGGPRSDVLHGKYSYDTGDRLTGLAYTSNAGATTIDSFGYGYDAANNVTSFASIDGTASYGYDPTNQLTSATYTTASGGHQPANESYSFDKNGNRNMTGYSAGSDNLMTSDGTFNYQHDADGNTTVRTQIASTYSTQYKRTYSWDYRNRLTDVEYYDNNGVLTKHVHYVYDVFDHLLATEADTTGSGTYNEIERYVLDVSPEIPAAGMPGTALAQPPLVFDGSGNLIQRNLVAPSPAGVDAVTAQEAVSSPNQGGVNTWAADDNLGTPHDIVSNSGTVLNHVVDTVFGETAYQSSPTVTWWSGFAGGHVDPTTGLVNNYHRWYDPDTGRWINEDPEGFNAGDANLSRYVGNDPVNAVDTAGLRIDPSPPPEPPPPDVPPALTPDQQMQQQVQAAKLALKKAMQRAEQQKQKGLQEIAIWEKQRQAEQELEKLRQQQAQQLMILLEALMK; via the coding sequence CGGCGGCGAGCTGCTCTCGACCACAGATCCTCTCAATCACACGTCCAGCGATGAATATGACTCGCGCTATCGCCTGGTGCAGACCACCGATGCCAACTCGGGCGTGACGCAAATCACGCTGGACCCGGCCGGCAACGAGACGAAGCTGGTCGACCCTGCGGGCAACGCGACCACGTGGACCTTCAGCCCGACGAATTTGCCGCTCACGGAAACCAACGCGCTCGGCACGACGACGACCACGTACAACCTTGATTCGCTGCCCAGCAGCATCCAGGATGCCGACGGCCGGGTCCGCGATTTCCTCTATAACAACGACCGGCAGTTGACGGCCGAGAACTGGATGAGCGGCACCACGATCGTGGCCACGATGGCTTATGGCTACGACCTGGCCGGAGAATTGACCACGGCCAGCGACCCGAACTCGGCATACGCCTTCGCCTTTAACGGCGACGGCTACGTCACGACCGTCGACAACAGCGGCACGCCCAACGTGCCGCACGTAGTACTCACGAACGGCTATGACCTGATGGGCGACCGCACCAGCCAGTCGGCCACGATCGCCGGGACGGCCGATTACCTGAACAGCTACGCCTTTAACGGCGACCAGCAACTGACCTCGGTCACGCAGCAGGACCAGAACGGCGGCAACGTGATCTCGCCCAAGGAGATCGACTACGACTACAACGCGCTCGGCCAAGTCACGGATACGTGGGCTTACAACACGCTCGGCGGCCCGCGCAGCGACGTGCTGCACGGAAAATATTCCTACGACACCGGCGACCGCCTGACCGGCCTGGCCTACACGTCGAACGCCGGAGCGACGACGATCGATAGCTTCGGCTACGGCTATGATGCGGCGAACAACGTCACCAGCTTCGCCAGCATCGACGGCACGGCCAGCTACGGCTATGACCCGACGAACCAACTTACATCGGCGACCTACACGACCGCCAGCGGCGGCCACCAACCGGCCAACGAGAGCTACTCGTTCGACAAGAACGGCAACCGGAATATGACCGGATACTCGGCCGGTTCCGACAACCTGATGACCAGCGACGGCACGTTCAATTACCAGCACGATGCCGACGGCAACACCACCGTCCGCACGCAGATCGCGTCGACCTACTCGACGCAGTACAAAAGGACCTACAGTTGGGACTATCGCAATCGGCTCACGGACGTCGAGTACTACGACAACAATGGCGTGCTGACCAAGCACGTCCATTACGTGTACGACGTGTTCGATCATCTTCTGGCCACCGAAGCCGACACCACCGGCAGCGGCACCTACAACGAGATCGAGCGTTACGTTCTCGACGTTTCGCCCGAAATCCCGGCGGCGGGAATGCCGGGCACGGCCCTCGCCCAGCCGCCGCTCGTGTTCGACGGCAGCGGCAACCTGATTCAGCGGAACCTTGTGGCGCCGAGTCCAGCGGGGGTGGACGCGGTCACTGCGCAGGAGGCGGTCTCTTCGCCCAACCAGGGCGGCGTCAACACCTGGGCGGCGGACGACAACCTCGGCACTCCGCACGACATCGTCAGCAACAGCGGCACGGTTCTGAATCACGTCGTCGACACCGTCTTTGGCGAGACGGCGTACCAGAGCAGCCCCACCGTGACGTGGTGGTCCGGCTTCGCCGGCGGTCACGTCGACCCGACCACCGGCCTTGTGAACAACTATCACCGCTGGTATGATCCGGACACCGGGCGGTGGATTAACGAGGATCCGGAGGGTTTTAATGCCGGCGACGCCAACTTGTCGCGCTACGTTGGGAACGACCCGGTCAACGCAGTCGACACGGCCGGGCTGCGCATCGACCCGTCTCCGCCCCCTGAGCCGCCCCCTCCTGACGTGCCGCCCGCGCTGACCCCGGACCAGCAGATGCAGCAGCAGGTGCAGGCGGCAAAAC